From the genome of Fusobacterium varium, one region includes:
- the adaA gene encoding Methylphosphotriester-DNA--protein-cysteine S-methyltransferase, with the protein MKKESRTIIFDKELNIEAYTFKGVMQKFPNHFHKHYVIGFIEKGERKLSCLNKEYIVGSGDITIFNPYDVHTCEQISELPLDYRCLNISEETMNKNIYGITKTEEKIFFSPTVITNLYLSSLIKELHSMISNKSKEFKKEEIFILIIEYLMKYHSCFSKGNYSIKQSDNIKKVCEFLEKNFDKNISLDMLSNITNLSKYHLLRSFTKETGITPYGYLETVRIEKAKIFLEKGISPSETAFLTGFNDQSHFSNFFKKFIGLTPKQYQNIFINKN; encoded by the coding sequence ATGAAAAAAGAAAGCAGAACTATAATATTTGATAAAGAATTAAATATAGAAGCTTATACTTTCAAAGGTGTGATGCAAAAATTTCCAAACCATTTTCACAAACACTATGTCATTGGATTTATTGAAAAAGGAGAGAGAAAACTTTCCTGCCTCAATAAAGAATATATAGTTGGAAGTGGAGATATTACAATTTTTAATCCATATGATGTTCATACCTGTGAACAGATAAGTGAACTTCCTCTTGATTATAGATGTCTTAATATATCTGAAGAAACTATGAATAAAAATATATATGGTATTACAAAAACTGAAGAAAAAATCTTTTTTTCTCCAACTGTAATAACAAATCTTTATCTTTCATCTTTAATCAAGGAGCTTCATTCTATGATTTCAAATAAATCTAAGGAATTTAAGAAAGAGGAAATTTTTATACTTATTATAGAATATCTTATGAAATATCACTCTTGCTTTTCTAAAGGTAATTATTCTATAAAACAAAGTGACAATATCAAAAAAGTTTGTGAATTTTTAGAAAAAAATTTTGATAAAAATATTTCATTAGACATGCTTAGTAATATCACAAACCTGAGTAAATACCATCTACTTCGCTCTTTTACAAAAGAAACAGGAATTACCCCATATGGCTACCTTGAAACTGTACGAATAGAAAAAGCTAAAATTTTTCTTGAAAAAGGAATATCTCCTTCAGAAACTGCTTTTCTTACAGGCTTTAATGATCAAAGTCATTTCAGTAATTTTTTCAAGAAATTCATAGGACTTACACCTAAACAATATCAAAATATTTTCATCAATAAAAATTAA